One Mercurialis annua linkage group LG3, ddMerAnnu1.2, whole genome shotgun sequence DNA window includes the following coding sequences:
- the LOC126671661 gene encoding serine/threonine-protein phosphatase PP2A-2 catalytic subunit-like, whose protein sequence is MPSHVDLDRQIEHLMQCKPLTEGEVKALCEQARAILVEEWNVQPVKCPVTVCGDIHGQFHDLVELFRIGGNAPDTNYLFMGDYVDRGYYSVETVTLLVALKVRYRDRITILRGNHESRQITQVYGFYDECLRKYGNANVWKHFTDLFDYLPLTALIESQIFCLHGGLSPSLETLDNIRALDRIQEVPHEGPMCDLLWSDPDDRCGWGISPRGAGYTFGQDISQQFNHNNGLTLISRAHQLVMEGYNWAQDKNVVTVFSAPNYCYRCGNMAAILEIGENMEQNFLQFDPAPRQIEPDTTRRTPDYFL, encoded by the exons ATGCCGTCTCACGTTGATCTGGACAGACAGATCGAGCATTTGATGCAGTGCAAGCCGTTAACAGAAGGCGAAGTGAAGGCACTGTGCGAGCAAGCACGAGCGATCCTGGTGGAGGAATGGAATGTTCAGCCTGTTAAATGTCCGGTCACCGTTTGCGGCGATATTCACGGCCAGTTTCATGATCTTGTAGAGCTGTTTCGTATCGGTGGAAATGCTCCTGATACTAATTACCTTTTTATGGGTGACTATGTTG ATCGAGGATATTACTCGGTGGAAACTGTGACTCTTTTAGTGGCATTGAAAGTACGATATAGAGATAGGATTACGATTCTAAGAGGAAATCACGAGAGTCGTCAGATTACTCAAGT GTATGGCTTTTATGATGAATGCTTAAGGAAGTATGGAAATGCCAATGTCTGGAAACATTTCACTGACCTCTTTGATTATCTACCTCTTACAGCTCTAATTGAGAGTCAG ATCTTCTGCTTGCATGGTGGGCTCTCTCCATCTTTAGAAACATTAGACAACATTCGTGCCTTAGACCGTATACAAGAG GTCCCTCATGAAGGTCCAATGTGTGATCTCCTTTGGTCTGATCCAGATGATCGCTGTGGCTGGGGAATTTCTCCTCGTGGAGCTGGATACACTTTTGGACAAGATATTTCTCAACAGTTCAACCACAATAATGGCCTCACACTCATTTCCAGAGCTCACCAGCTCGTTATGGAAGGATACAACTGGGCTCAG GACAAGAATGTAGTAACGGTTTTCAGTGCACCAAATTACTGCTACAGATGTGGGAATATGGCTGCAATTCTTGAAATTGGGGAAAATATGGAGCAGAATTTCCTTCAATTTGATCCCGCACCTCGTCAGATTGAACCCGACACCACACGCAGAACTCCTGACtattttttgtaa
- the LOC126671659 gene encoding probable myosin-binding protein 5, with protein sequence MAKRTFKNFVEQELGKFPHFLIYAVLEWVLIFMLFVDGFLAFFTNEFARFFELKIPCLLCTRIDHVLVHRTPDFYYNDSICESHKKDVSCLAFCHNHKKLSDINKMCESCLLSFATEKSSDCHTYKSLVGILHKDIELFVDNDQDHHVTLSSGRRDEMPQAEKISLHWCSCCGEPLKAKSKLKGKGSTSLTSQGPTPSPRAPFVNLRNEEHRNMVDLSRLRYADLKFPDNDSELNEVEDGLNSSHLARVEVKAASVPLLTEAEEIHEDRTPPFGRTNKFFGIPLTDSANASPKWVTRISRKSPLEKTESASDTTEGNAHNESDRDLILHHLKGQVKLDRKSLMALYMELDEERNASAIAANNAMAMITRVQAEKAAVQMEALQYQRMMEEQAEYDQEALQAATELLGKREDDIRALEAEIEEYRAKYGFLREEEEGFEESGDDDYRSQSFSSYTERSDYLTPTYCSIDGGTNGDFVHISPSLGEENGGEIPVRLQRGGRGGYLGRLQNLNKKAHIFSDDGISDNATPVDEETVGDSKVMRELLHLHERVKALEADGEISKNVSPAPQNDGNREKLLTEICDNLHKLRHFISSPFVGDDNDA encoded by the exons atggctaaGAGAACATTCAAGAATTTTGTGGAACAAGAACTAGGAAAGTTCCCACATTTTCTGATATATGCTGTGCTAGAATGGGTGTTAATATTCATGCTTTTTGTCGATGGATTTCTTGCGTTTTTCACCAACGAATTTGCCAGATTCTTCGAACTGAAAATTCCGTGTTTGCTATGCACACGGATTGATCATGTTCTTGTACATAGAACTCCTGATTTTTATTACAATGATTCTATTTGTGAATCTCACAAGAAAGATGTTTCTTGTTTAGCTTTTTGTCACAACCATAAGAAGCTTTCTGATATAAACAAAATGTGCGAAAGTTGTCTTCTTTCTTTTGCCACCGAAAAATCATCGGATTGCCATACGTATAAGTCTCTCGTTGGGATTTTGCATAAAGACATTGAGCTATTTGTCGACAATGATCAAGATCATCATGTAACACTGTCTTCTGGAAGGAGAGATGAGATGCCGCAGGCTGAGAAGATCAGCCTGCATTGGTGTTCGTGTTGTGGAGAGCCATTGAAGGCAAAATCGAAACTTAAGGGTAAGGGATCAACAAGCTTGACTTCACAGGGTCCTACTCCTTCACCAAGAGCACCATTTGTGAATTTGAGGAACGAGGAGCACCGCAATATGGTGGACCTGTCGCGTCTTAGATACGCAGATCTTAAGTTTCCAGATAATGATTCAGAGCTAAATGAAGTTGAAGATGGTCTAAATTCATCACATCTTG CTAGGGTAGAAGTAAAAGCTGCTTCAGTGCCATTGCTGACAGAAGCGGAAGAAATACATGAAGATAGAACTCCACCATTTGGAAGAACAAACAAGTTCTTTGGAATTCCATTAACAGATTCAGCTAACGCCAGTCCGAAATGGGTTACAAGGATTTCAAGAAAATCACCACTGGAGAAAACAGAATCTGCTTCGGATACTACAGAAGGGAACGCACATAATGAATCAGACCGGGACTTGATTTTGCACCATCTAAAGGGACAGGTTAAACTCGACCGGAAGTCGCTGATGGCTCTGTACATGGAATTGGATGAAGAAAGAAATGCTTCTGCAATTGCAGCTAATAATGCAATGGCGATGATCACCCGGGTACAGGCGGAGAAAGCAGCAGTACAAATGGAGGCGTTACAATATCAAAGAATGATGGAGGAACAGGCAGAGTATGATCAAGAAGCTCTGCAAGCAGCAACTGAATTACTAGGCAAGAGAGAAGATGATATTAGAGCTTTAGAGGCTGAAATTGAAGAGTATAGAGCAAAATATGGATTCTtaagggaagaagaagaaggtttTGAGGAGTCTGGAGATGATGATTACCGCTCTCAATCCTTCTCGTCATATACTGAAAGATCCGACTATCTCACCCCAACCTATTGTTCCATTGATGGCGGTACTAATGGAGATTTTGTGCATATTTCACCATCTTTGGGTGAAGAGAATGGAGGAGAGATCCCTGTCAGATTACAGAGAGGAGGAAGAGGTGGTTACCTTGGTCGGTTAcaaaatttgaacaaaaaagCTCACATATTCTCCGACGATGGGATTTCTGATAATGCTACCCCAGTGGATGAAGAGACAG TAGGAGATAGCAAAGTGATGAGGGAATTACTGCATCTTCATGAACGAGTGAAGGCTCTCGAAGCAGATGGTGAAATCTCAAAGAATGTTAGTCCTGCACCTCAAAATGATGGCAACAGAGAAAAACTTTTGACTGAGATATGTGATAATCTTCACAAGCTTCGTCACTTCATATCATCGCCCTTCGTTGGGGATGATAACGATGCATGA
- the LOC126671660 gene encoding polynucleotide 5'-hydroxyl-kinase NOL9, with product MAEAEEEQSPSIHIPQQWSDAANSIAYDSSTSPPPIVVVCGARNCGKTTFSRYLLNTLLHRYRKVGYLDTDVGQPEFTTPGFVSLTIVDQLTSDLTIPCLKTPDRCLFFGDVSSKRDPGTYLKCIFALCGFYWKEYRTSNNKETSAKFELPLVVNTPGWVKGVGYDTLVDMVKCISPTHVVKINVSSERKNLPEGAFWLDCDSSENEEVYLIEINSARQESFKKPALMQKDARFLRDLRLMAYFRQCIPSSLNLATIKELANALASHPPYQVPISSIKIKHLHCQVPHAEIFYSLNASIVGLAVSSEQIEDLPWCVGLGIVRGIDTLKGVIYMLTPVPPSILEKVDLLLQGSIQIPTCLLQAQGCMSPYMSANVIVTQSS from the exons atggCAGAGGCAGAAGAAGAACAATCACCAAGTATTCACATACCACAACAATGGTCTGATGCTGCAAATTCGATAGCTTATGACTCCTCCACTTCACCCCCTCCTATTGTTGTAGTTTGTGGAGCTAGAAACTGTGGTAAAACCACCTTCTCTCGTTACCTGCTCAACACTCTTCTCCACAG ATATAGAAAGGTTGGGTATTTGGATACAGATGTTGGGCAGCCTGAGTTTACAACTCCTGGTTTTGTGTCTCTTACTATTGTTGATCAATTAACCTCAG ATTTGACGATTCCATGTCTTAAGACGCCTGACAG atGCCTTTTCTTTGGGGATGTTTCTTCGAAAAGAGATCCAGGGACTTACCTAAAATGCATATTCGCATTGTGTGGATTCTATTGGAAAGAATACCGCACATCTAACAATAAGGAAACCAGTGCAAAGTTTGAGTTGCCTCTTGTTGTGAATACACCTGGCTGGGTGAAAG GTGTTGGTTATGATACATTGGTAGATATGGTGAAATGCATATCTCCTACCCATGTAGTTAAGATAAATGTATCTTCTGAGAGAAAGAATTTGCCAGAAGGAGCATTCTGGCTTGACTGTGATAGCTCCGAGAATGAGGAGGTTTATCTTATTGAGATCAATTCGGCTCGTCAAGAATCCTTCAAGAAACC GGCGCTAATGCAAAAGGATGCAAGATTTCTGAGAGATCTACGACTAATGGCTTATTTCAGGCAGTGCATCCCAAGTAGTTTGAATCTTGCAACAATTAAGGAACTTGCAAATGCTTTAGCGTCTCACCCTCCTTATCAAGTTCCAATATCAAGTATCAAGATTAAACATCTACATTGTCAG GTCCCTCATGCTGAAATCTTCTACAGCTTGAATGCAAGCATTGTTGGTTTGGCAGTTAGTTCTGAACAGATAGAAGACTTACCTTGGTGTGTTGGTCTCG GAATCGTAAGAGGGATTGATACATTAAAAGGTGTTATTTACATGCTCACGCCTGTTCCACCAAGCATTCTGGAAAAGGTTGATCTTCTTCTGCAAGGGTCTATCCAGATTCCTACTTGCTTGTTGCAG GCTCAAGGATGCATGTCACCTTATATGTCTGCAAACGTAATTGTCACACAAAGTAGCTAA
- the LOC126673609 gene encoding 5-formyltetrahydrofolate cyclo-ligase, mitochondrial, with protein MHYKKIGQIMWTTMLKQGVKTATFMIKPLTFSPTTLSPPPPPPPSLLRSFLRPTTTMTTNQQPPTNLDEIFKQKRTLRTKVRKALKSMDPSLRSQEDYAIQRLVLEAPWFKCSKRLCAYISCSALREVDTSMLLREILRNSEKDGGDQTAKKLYVPRVEDKNSHMRMLNISSMDDLIANSMNILEPAPVDSLGNSREDVLQASDPVDLLLLPGLAFEKSGKRLGRGGGYYDTFLRKYQELAKEKNWKQPLLVALSYSVQIMDEGEIPVTEHDVLVDALVTPSGMIPITPSALDRMQS; from the exons ATGCATTACAAAAAGATTGGGCAAATAATGTGGACAACTATGCTCAAACAAGGGGTCAAGACAGCAACTTTCATGATTAAACCCCTCACATTTTCACCAACCACACTCTCACCgccaccaccgccaccacctTCACTCCTCCGCTCATTTCTCCGGCCAACCACCACCATGACCACAAACCAACAACCACCCACCAATCTTGACGAAATCTTCAAGCAAAAACGGACACTTCGAACCAAAGTCCGTAAGGCCCTTAAGTCAATGGACCCATCTCTTCGATCTCAAGAAG ACTATGCAATTCAGAGGTTGGTTTTGGAAGCTCCATGGTTTAAGTGTAGCAAGAGATTATGTGCTTATATAAGTTGCAGTGCTTTACGTGAAGTTGATACTTCTATGTTGCTGAGGGAAATTTTGCGAAATTCCGAAAAAG ATGGTGGTGATCAGACTGCGAAAAAGCTTTATGTTCCGCGTGTGGAGGACAAGAATAGTCACATGCGAATGCTCAACATTTCAAGCATGGATGATCTGATTGCAAACTCTATGAATATTTTAGAACCAGCTCCTGTAGATAGTCTTGGAAATTCACGGGAAGATG TATTGCAGGCAAGTGATCCAGTTGATTTACTCCTCCTGCCTG GACTTGCATTTGAAAAATCTGGAAAACGCTTGGGCCGTGGTGGAGG ttattaTGACACCTTTCTAAGAAAATATCAAGAGCTTGCAAAGGAAAAGAACTGGAAGCAGCCTCTCCTCG TTGCACTCTCTTACTCCGTACAAATCATGGACGAAGGGGAAATACCTGTAACTGAACATGATGTATTGGTGGACGCCCTTGTGACTCCATCTGGAATGATTCCC